Part of the Amycolatopsis sp. 195334CR genome is shown below.
TTCGCGCCGCGCCTGTCGTTCTTCTGGGCGATCGGGATGAACTTCTTCATGGAGGTCGCGAAGCTGCGCGCGGCGCGGTTGCTGTGGGCGAAGCTGGTCAAGCAGTTCGAGCCGAAGTCGCAGAAGTCCTTGTCCCTGCGCACGCACTCGCAGACCTCGGGCTGGTCGCTGACCGCGCAGGACGTCTACAACAACGTGGCGCGCACCTGCGTCGAGGCGATGGCGGCCACGCAGGGGCACACGCAGTCGTTGCACACCAACGCCCTCGACGAGGCGCTCGCGCTGCCGACGGACTTCTCCGCCCGCATCGCCCGCAACACCCAGCTGATGCTGCAACAGGAATCCGGCACCACGCGGGTGATCGACCCGTGGGGCGGCAGCGCGTTCGTCGAGCGGCTGACCTACGACCTGGCGCGCAAGGCGTGGGCGCACATCGACGAGGTCGAGTCCGCGGGCGGCATGGCGCGGGCGATCGACGCGGGCATCCCGAAGCTGCGCATCGAAGAGGCGGCCGCGCGCACGCAGGCACGGATCGACTCCGGCCGTCAGCCGGTGATCGGGGTCAACAAGTTCCAGGTCGCCGAGGACGAGCAGATCGACGTGCTCAAAGTGGACAATGCCGGGGTTCGCGCGCAGCAGCTGGAAAAGCTGCGGCGACTGCGTGAAGAGCGCGATGAAGAGTCCACTCAGGACGCTCTGCGGCGGCTGACCGCCGGGGCCGAGGCGGGCGGGAACCTGCTCGCGCTGGCCATCGACGCCGCCCGCGCGAAGGCCACCGTCGGCGAGATCTCCGATGCGCTGGAACGCATCTGGGGGCGCCACTCCGGCCAGATCCGTACCATTTCCGGGGTGTACCGGGAGGAAGTCGGCAAGTCCGGGAAGGCGCCGAACGTGGAGAAGGCACGCGAAGAGGTCGAGGCCTTCGCCGAGGCGGAGGGCAGGCGGCCGCGCATCCTGGTGGCGAAGATGGGCCAGGACGGGCACGACCGCGGCCAGAAGGTGATCGCCACCGCGTTCGCCGACATCGGCTTCGACGTCGACGTCGGCCCGCTGTTCTCCACCCCGGCCGAGGTCGCGCGGCAGGCGGTGGAGGCCGACGTGCACATCATCGGCGTCTCCTCGCTGGCCGCCGGGCACCTTTCGCTGGTGCCCGCGCTGCGGTCGGAACTGGCCGAGCTGGGTCGCGAGGACATCATCGTGGTGGTCGGCGGGGTGATCCCGCCGCAGGACTACGACGAACTGCGCGAGGCGGGCGCGGCGGCCATCTTCGGGCCCGGCACGGTGATCGCGGACGCGGCGCTGGACCTGCTCGAACAGCTCAACGCGCAGCACTCGTAGGCCCGCATGCCACGGACCATCGACGTCACCGCGTACGCCAAGGGCGTGCTCGCGGGTGATCGCGGCCTGCTGTCCAAGGCGATCACGCTGGTCGAGTCGCAGCGCGCCGACCACCGCGGGCAGGCCCAGGACCTGCTGGTGGAGCTGCTGCCGCACGCCGGTGGCGCGCAGCGCGTCGGCATCACCGGCGTGCCCGGCGTCGGCAAGTCGACCTTCATCGACCAGCTGGGCACCGAGCTGACCGAGGCCGGGCACAAGGTCGCGGTGCTCGCCGTCGACCCGTCGTCCACCCGGACCGGCGGCAGCATCCTCGGCGACAAGACCAGGATGGCGCGGCTGTCGGTGGACCCGTCCGCGTTCATCCGGCCGTCGCCGACCTCGGGCACGCTCGGCGGCGTCGCCCGCGCCACCCGCGAGACGATCGTGCTGATGGAGGCGGCCGGGTACGACATCGTGCTGGTCGAGACGGTCGGCGTCGGGCAGTCCGAGGTGACCGTGGCGAACATGGTCGACTGCTTCCTGTTCCTCACCCTGGCCCGCACCGGCGACCAGCTGCAGGGCATCAAGAAGGGCGTGCTGGAGCTGGCCGACGTGATCGCGGTGAACAAGGCCGACGGCGACCACGAGCGCGAAGCCAAGCGCGCGGCCCGCGAGCTGTCCGGGGCGCTGCGGATGATCTACGGGCCCGAGGCCGACTGGACGCCGCCGGTGCTGACCTGCAGCGCGCTGCACGGCGTCGGGCTCGGCACGGTGTGGGAGCAGATCGGCAGGCACCGGGACGCGTTGTCGGCCTCCGGTGAGCTGGCGGAGAAGCGGCGGCGGCAGAACGTCGACTGGACCTGGTCGATGGTCCGTGAGCAGCTGCTCGGCCGGTTGTCCGCGCACCCCGGCGTGCGCTCGGTGGTGCCGGAGGTCGAGCGGGCGGTCCGCGAGGGCGAACTGACCGCGACTTTGGCCGCCGAGCAGATCCTCGAGGCTTTCACCGGCCCCGTCGAGTGACTCGCGGTCGCCGGGGCGGCACACTGAGGAGCAACCGTTCGTCGGAAAGGGTTGCCGTCTTGATCACGAAGCTGCGCGGACTGCTGCCGGCCGTTCTGCTGGGCCTGCTGGTGCTGCTGCCCGCTCCCGCGCTCGCCGCCGGGGAACCGGCCACCGCGGTCTCGGTGGTGGTGGCCCAGGACCCGAGCCCGCCGCCGGGCCCGGTCCTCGACCCCGCCGAGAGCGAGCGCGCGAACAGCGAGAAGACCAAGAACCAGCTGATCGCGGGTGGTGCGGCGGTGGTGTTGCTCGGCATCGTTCTGTGGGGGAGGCGGGTGCGCGCCAAGCGCCGCAAGTCCGGTTGATCACCGGGGAAAGATCTACAGCCAGGCCGAATTCCGCTACGCCGTTCAGCGCAGATCCACTACCGGCCGTCTCGTGATGGCTCGCCGCTTGAGCGGCTTGCCAGGTGCATGGTGCAGGATCAAGGCAAATGCGTACGACTTTGCTCACATTTCGAACGGCAGGCCGGGTGCTCGGCGCCCAGTTGGCCCGCGCTACGAACGGCGGTGCGGCGTGACAGTGCTCGACTCCCGATGGGACATCCCCGGGGATCACAGCGGTGGTGAAGGTGCCCCATCCGGTGGCCCCGCCGCGCTGCTGTCCTCGGATGGGGTCAGCATGGCACCCGTGGGAGATGTCGGAAGTGGCCGTGGTCCGTTCTGGCTGGACGAGTGGCTCGAGAAGAACGCGGCCGACGTGATCGCCTGGCGGCGGCACATCCACGCGCACCCGGAGCTGTCGCGGCGCGAGTTCGCCACCACCGAGCTGGTGCTGAAGGTGCTCAGCTCGGCCGGGTTGAAGCCGCAGGTGCTGCCGGGCGGCACGGGCGTGCTGTGCGACATCGGCGACGGGCCGCGCTGCGTGGCGCTGCGCGCCGACATGGACGCGCTGCCGCTGACCGAGGCCACCGGGCTGCCGTACGCCTCCACCGTGGACGGCGTGGCGCACGCCTGCGGGCACGACGCGCACACCACGATCCTGCTGGCCGCGGCGCTGGCGCTGAACTCGGCGCCCGAGCTGCCCGGCCGGGTGCGGCTGATCTTCCAGCCCGCCGAGGAGGTCATGCCCGGTGGGGCGCTGGACGCCATCGCGGCCGGTGCGCTCAACGGCGTCGGCCGGATCTTCGGGCTGCACTGCGACCCGCGGCTGCCGGTCGGCAAGGTCGGTACCCGGGTCGGCGCGCTGACCTCGGCCGCCGACCTGATCGAGCTGCGGCTGACCTCGCCGGGTGGGCACACCTCGCGCCCGCACCTGACCGCCGACCTGGTGCACGCGCTGGGCACGGTGATCACCTCGCTGCCCTCGGTGCTGTCCCGGCGGGTCGACCCGCGGTCGGGCACGGTGCTGGTGTGGGGCGCGGTGCACGCCGGCGAGGCGGCGAACGCCGTGCCGCAGGAGGGGCTGCTGCGCGGCACCCTGCGGACGGCGGACCACGAGGTGTGGAGCGCGCTGGAACCGCTGGTCGCGGCGGCGGTGGAGTCGCTGCTGGCGCCGACCGGGGTGGGGTTCCAGCTGGACTACCGGCGGGGGGTGCCGCCGGTGGTGTCGGATCCGCTGTCCACCGACGTGCTGCGCGCCGGGGTGGAGGCCGCGCTGGGCGAGGACTCGCACGCGGCGACCGAGCAGTCTTCGGGTGGGGAGGACTTCGGGTGGTACCTGGAGCACGTGCCGGGCGCGTTCGCGCGGCTGGGCGTGTGGCCGGGCGAGGGCCCGATGCGCGACCTGCACCAGCCGACGTTCGAACTGGACGAACGGGCTCTGCTGGCCGGGGCGCGGGTGATGGTGCACACGGCACTGGCGGCGTTGGCCTGAGGCTGGCGCTCGGCTGCGGTCGGTGCTCGGTGCTCGGCTGATGCTCACCGGATGTTGGCGCTCGGAGGTTGGTGCTCGCCGGAGGTCGGTGCTCGCCGGACGTTGGCGCTCGGCGGAGGTCGGTGCTCGCCGGACGTTGGTGCTCGGCTGGGGCTGGTGCTCGCCCATCCTCGGCGCTTGCCGAAGGTTGGTGTTCGCCGAGGGTGGGCGCTCGCCTGAGTTGTCCACATCCCCCGGGTTATCCACAGGCTTGCCCACAAGCCCTTGGCTCCCACCCCCACCCGGTGTGACGGTGGACCCATGTTCCCGTTTCCCGAGGGCAGCCACGGCGCCCACCAGCGTTCGGCGCTCGAAGCCACGATCGGCGTCGAGCGCGTCCGAGCCGCGCTCGCGCAGGGCTGGTTGTCCCGCTATTCGGCCTCTGTACTGGTAGAACGCCGGCGGTTCGCGGAGTTCCGCACGCGGGCCGCCGCCGCTCTGCTGCACGCCGGCCCCCAGGCCGCGCTGACCGGCGACTCGGTCTTCGCACTGGCCGGGTTCACCTCCGCCGCGGGCCGGTGGGTCGAGGTCCTGGTACCGGATCCCCGCCCGGTCCGGCGAAGACCGGGCCTGGTTATCCACAGCGCCGAGTTCTCCGAAATCGACGTCGACGTGCATGCCGGCCTTCGAGCGATGACCCCGGATTTCGCACTGGCCGAGCTGTTGAGCCGGGACCGCGGCTTCGCCTGTCTGGAGGAGGCGCTGGCATCTTGCCCACCCTCCCGGCGCGAGGGCCTCCGGACCAGCGTGCTGGCCAGGATCATGGCGCGCCCGGACTCGGGCGGCCGGGCGCGGGCGCGCTTCCTGGTGGACCTGGGTACCGGCCTGACGAGGTCGCCCCTGGAAAGCCGGGTGCTCCTGCTCACCGTCGATGCAGGCTGGCCGCGGCCCGTCGCACACTTCCCGATCCGGGGTTCTGCCGGTCGGACCCTGTACCACTTACCGCTGGCCTGGCCAGATGCCCGAGTGGCCCTCGCCCCAGAGCCCGCCCCGGCCCCCGAGCCCACCCTTGCCCCCGGACCCTCCGCTGCTCCCGGGACCGCCGCCGCTGAGCCCGGGACCGCCGCCGGGGAGGCTCGCGCTGACGAGATCGATGCTGCTCGCGAGGCGACTGCTGCTGCTCGCGAGGCGGCCGCTGTTGCTCGCGAGGCTGCCGCTGCCCAGGACGAGGACCTATGGCGCCGCGGCTGGACGATTCTCCGGCCCACCGCCGCCGATCTGCGGGCCCCGGTGCACTTCCTCTCCGATCTGCATGCCGCCCTCACCCAAGGCGGACTCGCCGCATGAGCCCGTACGCACGTAGAACTCCCCTACCCGAACGAGGGGCCCGGCCAGCGCGGAGAAATCAGGGGGTGATGCCCGTACAGGGCCGCGTCCGCAGGGCTTCCACGTAGTCCGCCGGGGCCGAGGCCGCTTCGGCCGCATCGGCCAGGGCGCCCAGGTACCGCGCCGACGGCAGGCCGCCTTCGTAGGCGTCGAGCACGTACAACCACGCGAGCACCGAACCCTCCAGGGTCTGCACGCGCAGCCGGATCTTGTTGTGCATTCCCAGCTCGCCGCCCTCCCAGCGGTCCAGCCGGGCCTCGTCCTGGGGGAGCACGTCGTAGAGCACCACGAAAACCCGGGAATCCGGGGCCTCGACGATCGTCGCCAGCGCGCCTTCCCAGCCGATGTCCTCGCCGCCGAAGGTGAGCCGCCAGCCTTCGAGCCAGCCGGTCCCCGCCATCGGCGAGTGCGGCGCGCGCTGCATCATCTGGTTGGGATCCATGTTGGACCCGTACGCGGCATACAAGGGCACGGCGACAGCCTAGCGACCTTCCGCCGCCGAAGCGGACGCACTCCGCGTGTCCGGCCACTCGACCGGACGAACGGTCCTCCGCGTACGGTGAGCGCGAGCCGGTGACCCACGGCGCACAGAAGGAGGAGAGCACAGGTGACCAGGATCGTCATCATGGGCGGCGGACCCGCGGGCTACGAGGCCGCGCTGGTGGCCGCGCAGCACGGCGCCAACGTGACCGTGGTCGAGCGCGATGGCCTGGGCGGCGCCTGCGTGCTGTACGACTGCGTGCCGTCGAAGACGTTCATCGCCTCCTCCGGGGCGCGCGCCAGCCTGCACGGGCTGCACGAGCTCGGCATCGCCACCGATCTGGCCGACACCAGCGTCGATCTGCACACCGTGCACGGGCGCGTCCGGGGCCTGGCGCTCGCCCAATCGGCTGATATTCGGGCCAGGGTGCAGCGCGAGGGCGTCCGGGTGATCACCGGCACCGCCCGCTTCTGCGACGAGGAGCCCGGCCTGGCCACCCACAAGGTCGCGGTCAAGGCCGACAACGGCGACGAAGAGGTGCTCGACGCCGACGTCGTCCTCATCGCCACCGGCGCCACCCCGCGCGTGCTGCCGGGCGCGGTGCCCGACGGCGAGCGCATCCTCGACTGGCGCCAGCTCTACGACCTGCCCGAACTGCCCGAGCACCTCGCCGTCATCGGCTCCGGTGTCACCGGCGCCGAGTTCGCCTCCGCCTACACCGAGATGGGCGTCAAGGTCACCGTCGTCTCCAGCCGCGACCGCGTGCTCCCGCACGAGGACGCCGACGCCGCCGCGGTGCTGGAGGAGGTCTTCTCCCAGCGCGGCACCACGGTGGTCAAGCACGCCAGGGCCGACCGCGTCGAGCGCACCGCCGACGGCGTGCTGGTGCACCTCGCCGACGGCCGGGTGATCGAGGCCAGCCACGCGCTGATGACCGTCGGCTCGATCCCGAACACCACCGACATCGGCCTGGAGACCGTCGGTATCGAGCCCGGCCCCGGCGGCTTCATCACCGTCGACCGGGTCTCGCGCACCAACGTCTCCGGCATCTACGCCGCCGGTGACTGCACCGGCGTGCTGATGCTCGCCTCGGTCGCCAGCATGCAGGGCCGCATCGCGATGTGGCACGCGCTCGGCGAGGGCGTGGCCCCGATCAAGCTGAAGACGGTCGCGGCGAACGTGTTCACCCACCCGGAGATCGCCACCGTCGGCATCAGCCAGCAGGCGATCGACTCCGGCGAGGTGCCCGCCCGCACCATCATGCTGCCGCTGGCCACCAACGCCCGCGCCAAGATGGAGGGGCTGCGCCGCGGTTTCGTCAAGCTGTTCTGCCGCCCGGCGACCGGGGTGGTGGTCGGCGGCGTGGTGGTGGCGCCGACGGCGAGCGAGCTGATCCTGCCGATCGCGCTGGCCGTGCAGAACCAGCTCACCGTGGAGCACCTGGCGCTCACCTTCTCGGTGTACCCGTCGCTGTCCGGGTCGATCACCGAGGCGGGCCGCCAGCTCATGCGCCACGACGACCTGGACTGACCCGCCGCCCATTTTCGCCGTCCCGAATTCGGTTCGTTTATCGCGGACCGCGGCGAAACACGCCCGCATTTCGAGTGGGTGGAAAATGGTGGGTGGTGTGCTAGAAAATCCCGGCGTAGCAGGGTCAACGGCGGGAGCTCGGGATGCCCATTCGTTATTCACCGTGGCCGCGCGGCATGCCGTGCTGGGTCGATCTGATGATTTCCGACCTGACCAAGGCCAAGGAATTCTACGGACAGTTGTTCGGGTGGGAGTTCGAACACCGGGCCGGCCGGCTGCGCTGCACGATCGGGGGACGCGAGGTGTCCGGGATCGGGGAGCGGACCGGTCCGGAGACCGCCGCGGTGTGGACCACCTACTTCGCCGTGCCCGATCTCGACGCCACGCTGCGCGCGATCACCGGCGCCGGTGGCCGCGTCCTCCGGCCGGCCACCGAAGTCGGGAACGACTGCCGGTTCGCCGTGGTGGGTGACCCGAGCGGCGCGGTGTTCGGGCTGTGGCAGGCCGGGGCGCGGATCGGCGCCCAGGTCACCGACGAGCCCGGCGCGCTGGTGTGGAACGACTGCTTCACCGCGAACGTGACCGCCGCCGCGGCCTTCTACACCGGGATCTTCGGCTACGGCTCGGCGGACCTGTCCGCGCCGGGGTTCAGCTACACCGCGCTCACCCTGGGCGGGGAGGCGGTGGGCGGACTGGCCGAACTGCCCGCCGACGTGCCGGGTGAGGTGCCCGCGCACTGGGTGACCTACTTCGCCGTCGCGGACGCCGACGAAAGCACCGAGAAGGTGCGGGAACTCGGCGGCAGCGTGCTGAACCCGCCGTTCGACTCACCGGACGGGCGGCTGGCCGCGGTGACCGACAACCAGGGCGTGTCGTTCTGCCTGGTCGGCCCGAGCGCGGGCTGAGGC
Proteins encoded:
- a CDS encoding VOC family protein, with the translated sequence MISDLTKAKEFYGQLFGWEFEHRAGRLRCTIGGREVSGIGERTGPETAAVWTTYFAVPDLDATLRAITGAGGRVLRPATEVGNDCRFAVVGDPSGAVFGLWQAGARIGAQVTDEPGALVWNDCFTANVTAAAAFYTGIFGYGSADLSAPGFSYTALTLGGEAVGGLAELPADVPGEVPAHWVTYFAVADADESTEKVRELGGSVLNPPFDSPDGRLAAVTDNQGVSFCLVGPSAG
- a CDS encoding NAD(P)H-quinone dehydrogenase, whose product is MTRIVIMGGGPAGYEAALVAAQHGANVTVVERDGLGGACVLYDCVPSKTFIASSGARASLHGLHELGIATDLADTSVDLHTVHGRVRGLALAQSADIRARVQREGVRVITGTARFCDEEPGLATHKVAVKADNGDEEVLDADVVLIATGATPRVLPGAVPDGERILDWRQLYDLPELPEHLAVIGSGVTGAEFASAYTEMGVKVTVVSSRDRVLPHEDADAAAVLEEVFSQRGTTVVKHARADRVERTADGVLVHLADGRVIEASHALMTVGSIPNTTDIGLETVGIEPGPGGFITVDRVSRTNVSGIYAAGDCTGVLMLASVASMQGRIAMWHALGEGVAPIKLKTVAANVFTHPEIATVGISQQAIDSGEVPARTIMLPLATNARAKMEGLRRGFVKLFCRPATGVVVGGVVVAPTASELILPIALAVQNQLTVEHLALTFSVYPSLSGSITEAGRQLMRHDDLD
- the scpA gene encoding methylmalonyl-CoA mutase gives rise to the protein MTIPNFAGVPLEDGEPTATQADWAQALQDRTGKGPDALAWETPEGIGVKPVYTADDLSDVDFLGTYPGIAPYLRGPYPTMYVNQPWTVRQYAGFSTAEESNAFYRRNLAAGQKGLSVAFDLATHRGYDSDHPRVSGDVGMAGVAIDSIYDMRQLFDGIPLDKMSVSMTMNGAVLPVLALYVVAAEEQGVPPEKLAGTIQNDILKEFMVRNTYIYPPQPSMRIISDIFGFTSQHMPRYNSISISGYHMQEAGATADLELAYTLADGVEYIRAGVDAGLDVDKFAPRLSFFWAIGMNFFMEVAKLRAARLLWAKLVKQFEPKSQKSLSLRTHSQTSGWSLTAQDVYNNVARTCVEAMAATQGHTQSLHTNALDEALALPTDFSARIARNTQLMLQQESGTTRVIDPWGGSAFVERLTYDLARKAWAHIDEVESAGGMARAIDAGIPKLRIEEAAARTQARIDSGRQPVIGVNKFQVAEDEQIDVLKVDNAGVRAQQLEKLRRLREERDEESTQDALRRLTAGAEAGGNLLALAIDAARAKATVGEISDALERIWGRHSGQIRTISGVYREEVGKSGKAPNVEKAREEVEAFAEAEGRRPRILVAKMGQDGHDRGQKVIATAFADIGFDVDVGPLFSTPAEVARQAVEADVHIIGVSSLAAGHLSLVPALRSELAELGREDIIVVVGGVIPPQDYDELREAGAAAIFGPGTVIADAALDLLEQLNAQHS
- a CDS encoding gamma-glutamylcyclotransferase family protein, producing MPLYAAYGSNMDPNQMMQRAPHSPMAGTGWLEGWRLTFGGEDIGWEGALATIVEAPDSRVFVVLYDVLPQDEARLDRWEGGELGMHNKIRLRVQTLEGSVLAWLYVLDAYEGGLPSARYLGALADAAEAASAPADYVEALRTRPCTGITP
- a CDS encoding M20 family metallopeptidase, giving the protein MTVLDSRWDIPGDHSGGEGAPSGGPAALLSSDGVSMAPVGDVGSGRGPFWLDEWLEKNAADVIAWRRHIHAHPELSRREFATTELVLKVLSSAGLKPQVLPGGTGVLCDIGDGPRCVALRADMDALPLTEATGLPYASTVDGVAHACGHDAHTTILLAAALALNSAPELPGRVRLIFQPAEEVMPGGALDAIAAGALNGVGRIFGLHCDPRLPVGKVGTRVGALTSAADLIELRLTSPGGHTSRPHLTADLVHALGTVITSLPSVLSRRVDPRSGTVLVWGAVHAGEAANAVPQEGLLRGTLRTADHEVWSALEPLVAAAVESLLAPTGVGFQLDYRRGVPPVVSDPLSTDVLRAGVEAALGEDSHAATEQSSGGEDFGWYLEHVPGAFARLGVWPGEGPMRDLHQPTFELDERALLAGARVMVHTALAALA
- the meaB gene encoding methylmalonyl Co-A mutase-associated GTPase MeaB, which encodes MPRTIDVTAYAKGVLAGDRGLLSKAITLVESQRADHRGQAQDLLVELLPHAGGAQRVGITGVPGVGKSTFIDQLGTELTEAGHKVAVLAVDPSSTRTGGSILGDKTRMARLSVDPSAFIRPSPTSGTLGGVARATRETIVLMEAAGYDIVLVETVGVGQSEVTVANMVDCFLFLTLARTGDQLQGIKKGVLELADVIAVNKADGDHEREAKRAARELSGALRMIYGPEADWTPPVLTCSALHGVGLGTVWEQIGRHRDALSASGELAEKRRRQNVDWTWSMVREQLLGRLSAHPGVRSVVPEVERAVREGELTATLAAEQILEAFTGPVE